In Rhizobium jaguaris, a single window of DNA contains:
- the dhaL gene encoding dihydroxyacetone kinase subunit DhaL, whose translation MSENAARRLSRMFHRISVLIAAEKDHLSDLDGAIGDADHGITMSLGFQAVNGELAKRDLDHMLPSEVFTAAATAFLDAVGASTGPLYATAFRRAAQALKQDESLSPAGQAIIVEAMTAGIKERGKGQRGDKTMLDAWIPAAEAANGAQARAVGPSEMWSGILEAAEAGANSTRSMVATRGRAARLGERSLGHMDPGAASAVIILRAMKDALVERDAGE comes from the coding sequence ATGTCGGAAAATGCGGCGCGCCGCCTTAGCAGGATGTTTCATCGCATATCCGTGTTGATCGCGGCGGAGAAGGATCATCTCTCGGACCTGGACGGCGCCATTGGCGATGCCGATCATGGGATCACCATGTCGCTCGGTTTCCAGGCGGTGAACGGGGAACTGGCAAAACGCGACCTTGATCATATGCTTCCGTCTGAGGTGTTCACGGCCGCCGCGACAGCCTTTCTCGATGCCGTCGGAGCATCCACGGGACCGCTTTATGCCACGGCATTTCGGCGGGCGGCGCAGGCCCTGAAGCAGGATGAAAGCCTTTCGCCTGCCGGTCAGGCGATAATCGTCGAGGCCATGACGGCAGGCATCAAGGAGCGCGGCAAGGGGCAGCGCGGCGACAAGACGATGCTGGACGCTTGGATTCCGGCGGCGGAGGCGGCCAACGGCGCGCAAGCTCGCGCTGTTGGGCCGTCGGAGATGTGGAGCGGCATTCTGGAAGCTGCCGAAGCCGGGGCGAATTCGACACGATCCATGGTCGCGACCCGTGGAAGGGCGGCACGCCTCGGTGAAAGATCGCTCGGCCACATGGATCCGGGCGCAGCTTCGGCGGTCATTATTTTGCGCGCCATGAAAGACGCCTTGGTTGAGCGCGACGCGGGCGAATAA
- a CDS encoding bifunctional sugar-binding transcriptional regulator/dihydroxyacetone kinase subunit DhaK, with protein sequence MTAKTSSARKNGTARSGTAEAVEPIPLRFGDDPYVWACWLYYEDGMTQGDIAETMGISRATVNSYLADARARGIVNISIEPSRLSSLTIAQELKRHFGLQDCLVVPSDDNSRPLIDRLGVAGAQALQRILKSGDTLAVVWGRTVMAVGEHASITGLQDMTVVQATGGTSATFSYTPELCAAAFAGAVNAKLINIAAPAIVSAPEVRDVLLREPLIESQFSALSQANKVIFGIASMRPNSTIHTSGFFESVSLQQYLAKDAAGVVAGRFIDGKGHPVAGPLDGRTIGISLDMLKGIGLRIAVAGGFDKVPAILAALRGGYVNVLVTDAATGRGILNADGVTEVDQKLAQRPKTDIVPLASAVRTHIKKFLNNPDDVVEEMLDGVVKAHAAYIKSIDSAHRALVARAGPRPGKVGLVIGGGTGHEPAFLGYVGKGLADAVAVGNIFSSPPPGPILQCAKAASGGNGVLFVYGNYAGDVMNFEMAAEMAAEDNIEVRTVVTTDDISSSPVEDRDGRRGVAGNFFIFKIAGAACDRGMSLDACEAVTRKANARTFTMGVALEPSSLPQTRRHNFEMGPDDIEIGMGIHGEPGVMREKMMTADAVVDIVMDRIFAEMKAVAGDRVAVLVNSFGGTPLMELYILFRRVEQRLSAKGIGIEANWVGHYCTSLDMVGASITILHLDQELAELLHHPCDTAFLRITN encoded by the coding sequence ATGACCGCCAAGACATCATCGGCACGAAAGAATGGCACTGCGCGAAGCGGCACCGCCGAAGCGGTCGAGCCTATTCCGCTGCGTTTCGGCGATGATCCCTATGTCTGGGCATGCTGGCTCTATTACGAAGATGGCATGACGCAGGGCGATATCGCCGAGACGATGGGGATCTCCCGGGCGACGGTCAACAGCTACCTCGCTGATGCGCGCGCACGCGGCATCGTCAATATTTCCATCGAGCCCTCCCGGCTGAGTTCCCTGACGATCGCCCAGGAATTGAAGCGGCATTTCGGATTGCAGGACTGTCTTGTGGTGCCGAGCGACGACAACAGTCGTCCGCTCATCGATCGTTTGGGTGTTGCAGGCGCGCAGGCGCTGCAGAGAATTCTGAAATCCGGCGACACGCTGGCGGTCGTCTGGGGTCGCACGGTCATGGCGGTCGGTGAGCATGCCTCGATCACGGGCCTGCAGGATATGACGGTGGTTCAGGCAACGGGCGGCACCAGCGCGACATTCAGCTACACGCCGGAGCTTTGCGCGGCAGCTTTTGCCGGCGCCGTCAATGCGAAGCTGATCAACATCGCCGCCCCCGCCATTGTTTCCGCTCCGGAGGTCCGTGATGTCCTGCTGCGTGAGCCCCTGATCGAAAGCCAATTTTCCGCACTCTCGCAAGCCAACAAGGTGATATTCGGCATTGCTTCGATGCGGCCGAATTCGACCATCCACACCAGCGGATTTTTCGAGTCGGTGTCTCTGCAGCAATATTTGGCGAAAGATGCCGCAGGCGTCGTCGCCGGGCGTTTCATCGATGGGAAGGGTCACCCGGTCGCTGGGCCGCTTGATGGGCGGACGATCGGGATATCGCTCGATATGCTGAAGGGGATCGGTTTGCGGATTGCAGTTGCCGGCGGATTCGACAAGGTTCCGGCAATTCTTGCCGCGCTTCGCGGCGGCTACGTCAATGTCCTCGTCACCGATGCTGCAACCGGTCGCGGCATCCTCAACGCCGACGGCGTTACCGAAGTTGATCAGAAGCTTGCCCAGCGCCCAAAGACCGACATCGTGCCGCTCGCGAGCGCAGTCCGCACCCACATCAAGAAATTCCTGAACAATCCGGACGATGTCGTCGAGGAAATGCTCGATGGCGTGGTGAAGGCACATGCGGCCTATATCAAGTCGATTGACAGCGCCCACCGCGCGCTTGTCGCTCGTGCAGGCCCGCGACCTGGAAAGGTCGGCCTGGTGATCGGCGGCGGCACGGGACATGAGCCCGCATTTCTCGGTTATGTCGGCAAGGGTCTCGCGGATGCCGTCGCCGTGGGGAATATCTTCTCGTCGCCTCCGCCTGGCCCGATCCTTCAATGTGCCAAGGCGGCGTCCGGCGGTAACGGCGTGCTCTTTGTCTACGGCAACTATGCCGGTGACGTCATGAATTTCGAAATGGCGGCTGAAATGGCCGCTGAGGACAATATCGAGGTCCGCACGGTCGTCACGACGGACGACATCTCCTCGTCGCCCGTGGAGGACAGAGATGGCCGCCGCGGGGTCGCCGGCAATTTCTTCATTTTCAAGATCGCCGGTGCTGCCTGCGACCGTGGCATGTCGCTCGACGCTTGCGAGGCCGTAACACGCAAAGCGAATGCGCGGACATTTACGATGGGCGTCGCCTTGGAACCAAGCTCGCTCCCGCAGACCCGTCGCCATAATTTCGAGATGGGTCCCGATGATATCGAAATCGGTATGGGCATACACGGTGAACCCGGCGTGATGCGCGAAAAGATGATGACCGCCGACGCGGTGGTCGACATCGTCATGGATCGGATATTTGCCGAGATGAAGGCGGTGGCGGGCGATCGCGTCGCAGTGCTCGTCAATTCCTTTGGCGGGACGCCTCTGATGGAACTCTATATTCTTTTCAGACGTGTCGAACAGCGGCTGAGTGCGAAAGGTATTGGGATAGAGGCGAATTGGGTGGGGCATTATTGTACGTCGCTCGACATGGTCGGCGCATCGATCACGATCCTGCATCTTGACCAGGAACTGGCGGAATTGCTGCATCATCCGTGCGACACCGCTTTCCTGCGGATCACGAACTGA
- the dhaL gene encoding dihydroxyacetone kinase subunit DhaL, which yields MQQFQNVSSGDIVLSLAEQIIENRAYLSEIDGKIGDGDHGVNMAKGFGMAAERIKGNDMSLAVALDTLGTVLMTEIGGSMGPLYGVMFTQFAETIEKVPAIDAATFSAMLHSGLDGIQAIGSAKVGDKTLLDTLVPAITAFDAASRDGKSFSDSLKALVVAAEAGRDSTRDLVAKIGRASRLGERSLGVLDAGATSCALILKSLALGIEARLSPAA from the coding sequence ATGCAGCAATTTCAGAATGTCTCCTCGGGGGACATCGTTCTTTCGCTGGCAGAGCAGATCATCGAGAACCGTGCCTATCTTAGCGAAATCGACGGCAAGATCGGCGACGGCGATCATGGGGTCAATATGGCCAAGGGTTTCGGCATGGCCGCGGAGAGGATCAAAGGCAATGACATGTCGCTGGCCGTTGCCCTCGATACATTAGGCACCGTCCTGATGACCGAAATCGGTGGCTCCATGGGACCGCTCTACGGTGTCATGTTCACCCAGTTCGCCGAAACCATCGAAAAAGTTCCGGCTATCGATGCTGCAACCTTCAGCGCGATGCTGCATAGCGGTCTCGACGGTATCCAGGCCATCGGTTCGGCAAAGGTTGGCGACAAGACCCTTCTCGATACCCTCGTACCCGCCATAACGGCGTTCGATGCCGCCAGTCGCGACGGGAAGTCGTTTTCGGATTCGCTGAAGGCTTTGGTGGTGGCCGCGGAGGCGGGGCGCGACAGCACCCGCGATCTGGTCGCCAAGATCGGCCGGGCCAGCCGGCTGGGCGAGCGTTCGCTCGGCGTCCTTGATGCCGGCGCCACGTCCTGCGCACTGATTCTCAAATCGCTCGCGCTTGGCATCGAGGCCAGGCTCTCGCCTGCCGCATGA
- a CDS encoding dihydroxyacetone kinase subunit DhaK, with product MQRFINNPDEVVEDTVKGFVKAHADIVRLGSNPRVIAARHAPVSGKVGVITGGGSGHEPAFIGYTGRNMLDAVAVGELFSSPTAKSFLDAAREANGGRGVVCLYGNYAGDNMNVKMATKLAEKEGITIATVVANDDVCSAGPDEREKRRGVAGEIFMWKCAGAKAGEGASLEEVQAIAQRAIDNCRSIGVGLGPCTLPAVGHPNFSIEPGTMEVGIGHHGEPGVRVEPLKSASEVARDMTKIVLGDHNLTAGTEVAVIVSGLGATPLNELYILHDTIESEITGRGLKISKTYIGNYFTSLEMVGATLTVMALDEELKRLLDVDVHCPAMP from the coding sequence ATGCAGCGGTTCATCAACAATCCGGACGAGGTCGTCGAGGATACGGTCAAGGGCTTCGTCAAGGCGCATGCGGATATCGTCCGGCTCGGCAGCAATCCCCGTGTTATCGCCGCCCGTCATGCGCCGGTGAGCGGCAAGGTCGGGGTGATCACAGGTGGAGGTTCCGGCCATGAGCCTGCCTTCATCGGCTATACCGGACGCAACATGCTCGATGCGGTTGCCGTCGGCGAGCTCTTTTCGTCGCCGACCGCCAAGAGTTTCCTCGACGCGGCGCGGGAAGCAAATGGCGGCAGGGGCGTCGTCTGCCTCTATGGCAACTATGCCGGCGACAACATGAACGTAAAGATGGCGACCAAGCTTGCCGAGAAGGAAGGCATTACCATCGCGACGGTCGTCGCCAATGACGACGTGTGCTCGGCGGGACCGGATGAGCGCGAGAAGCGCCGCGGCGTTGCCGGTGAGATATTCATGTGGAAATGTGCCGGCGCGAAGGCCGGGGAGGGGGCAAGCCTCGAGGAGGTGCAGGCGATCGCACAACGGGCGATCGATAATTGCCGCTCCATCGGCGTCGGCCTCGGCCCCTGCACCCTGCCGGCCGTCGGCCATCCCAACTTCTCGATCGAGCCTGGAACAATGGAGGTCGGCATCGGCCACCATGGCGAACCGGGCGTCAGGGTCGAGCCGCTGAAATCGGCAAGCGAAGTTGCGCGCGATATGACGAAGATCGTTCTCGGCGATCATAATCTTACCGCCGGAACAGAGGTGGCTGTCATCGTGTCCGGTCTCGGCGCCACACCTCTCAACGAACTCTACATTCTCCATGACACCATCGAATCCGAGATCACTGGCCGCGGCCTGAAGATCTCCAAGACCTATATCGGCAACTATTTCACATCGCTTGAAATGGTCGGAGCCACGCTCACCGTGATGGCGCTCGACGAAGAGCTGAAGCGGTTGCTGGATGTCGATGTTCACTGCCCGGCTATGCCTTGA
- a CDS encoding SDR family oxidoreductase, producing MTDSKQIDLNFSLGGKVALVTGGASGIGNAIASAFAAKGAAVGVIDINESVAKSKADELGNGAKSFVCDVSDPQSVERVIASAEAAFGHIDIVVNSAGVVMLAPAEDLSLDAWDKTIAINLKGTFLVSQAAGRRLIKAGKGGKIINMASQAGTVAIDQHAAYCASKFGVIGLSKTLAAEWGKYGITVNTISPTVVLTDLGRKAWDGPRGEALKQRIPTGRFAFPEEIAAAAVFLASNGADMINGADLLVDGGYTIV from the coding sequence ATGACTGATTCAAAACAGATTGATCTGAATTTTTCGCTGGGCGGCAAGGTCGCTCTGGTCACGGGCGGCGCCTCCGGTATCGGCAATGCCATCGCATCGGCGTTCGCTGCCAAGGGTGCTGCCGTCGGGGTGATCGATATCAATGAATCGGTCGCGAAGTCCAAGGCTGATGAGCTCGGTAACGGCGCGAAATCTTTCGTTTGCGATGTATCCGATCCGCAATCGGTGGAGAGGGTGATCGCTTCGGCGGAGGCCGCTTTCGGTCACATCGACATCGTTGTCAATAGCGCTGGCGTGGTCATGCTGGCTCCCGCCGAGGATCTTAGCCTCGACGCCTGGGACAAGACCATTGCCATCAACCTCAAGGGAACCTTTCTGGTTTCCCAGGCTGCCGGACGCAGGCTAATTAAAGCCGGCAAAGGCGGGAAAATCATCAACATGGCTTCGCAGGCAGGCACCGTCGCCATCGACCAGCATGCCGCCTACTGCGCATCGAAATTCGGTGTCATCGGCCTTTCCAAGACACTTGCTGCCGAATGGGGAAAATACGGCATTACCGTCAATACGATTTCTCCGACCGTCGTCCTGACCGACCTCGGCAGGAAGGCCTGGGACGGTCCACGCGGCGAAGCGCTGAAGCAGCGCATTCCAACCGGCCGCTTCGCCTTCCCGGAAGAGATAGCGGCCGCAGCGGTGTTTCTGGCCTCGAACGGCGCCGACATGATCAATGGCGCGGACCTCCTGGTCGATGGCGGCTACACCATTGTCTGA
- a CDS encoding substrate-binding domain-containing protein, whose protein sequence is MKKLLIALASATALLASSAVAQEKIKIGAAPYGLNAEFMQIWAAALQDHPAVKSGEVELTVFDGRYDALVQQDQFKTMATQKYNAIIFAPIDVDAGAAAVQSAVDAGIPVIGSNTRVNSDQLTSYVGSDDTISGYMEAKAVLDKIGCKGNVVILEGPVGQSAQIQRLQGNKKALAECPNVKVLEDQTANWSRAEAQTLMENWLTAHPNQINGVIGQNDEMALGAIEAIKSAGLDVKSFAIAGIDGVTDALRAVKAGEMTSILQDARAQAQGALDLAIYQAKHGNYKPESDIWTTYKDMPWHDGKDKNYNVPWTPVTAQNVDQLLATRK, encoded by the coding sequence ATGAAAAAACTTTTGATTGCGCTTGCTTCGGCAACCGCGCTGCTGGCTTCATCGGCCGTAGCGCAGGAGAAGATCAAGATTGGTGCTGCGCCCTACGGCTTGAATGCGGAATTCATGCAGATCTGGGCGGCAGCGCTCCAGGACCATCCGGCGGTTAAGAGCGGCGAAGTTGAGCTGACGGTTTTCGACGGTCGTTATGATGCGCTGGTCCAGCAGGATCAGTTCAAGACGATGGCCACACAGAAATACAATGCGATCATCTTCGCGCCGATCGACGTCGACGCCGGCGCGGCCGCCGTGCAATCGGCCGTCGATGCCGGCATTCCGGTCATCGGCTCCAATACGCGCGTCAATTCCGATCAGTTGACGTCTTATGTCGGTTCCGACGACACGATCTCCGGCTACATGGAAGCCAAGGCCGTACTCGACAAGATCGGCTGCAAGGGCAATGTGGTGATCCTCGAAGGTCCTGTCGGCCAGTCCGCACAGATCCAGCGTCTGCAGGGCAACAAGAAGGCGCTTGCCGAATGCCCCAACGTCAAGGTTCTCGAAGACCAGACGGCGAACTGGTCGCGTGCGGAAGCCCAGACGCTGATGGAAAACTGGTTGACCGCCCACCCGAACCAGATCAACGGAGTGATCGGTCAGAACGACGAAATGGCTCTAGGTGCGATCGAGGCGATCAAGTCGGCTGGGCTTGACGTCAAGAGCTTTGCCATTGCCGGTATCGATGGTGTCACCGACGCTTTGCGCGCAGTCAAGGCCGGCGAAATGACATCGATCCTGCAGGATGCCCGGGCCCAGGCGCAGGGCGCACTTGACCTGGCGATCTACCAGGCGAAGCATGGCAACTACAAGCCGGAGTCGGACATCTGGACGACTTACAAGGACATGCCGTGGCACGACGGCAAGGACAAGAACTACAATGTGCCGTGGACCCCGGTTACGGCGCAGAACGTCGATCAGCTTCTTGCGACACGCAAATGA
- a CDS encoding ABC transporter permease — MPNHSSTYRPDEGRSNPSATEEPVVSVSENDNKSAGGWFGSDQRRLLIQEYGIFLAFLLLAGVLAFSNEYFLTAGNISNILLQTSINGVLAIGMTFVILTRGIDLSVGSVVALAGIVSASFATTSATAGIVGAPYPVVVDLGIGLLVGIACGAVSGVIVSRFSVPAFVATLGMLSAARGLTLIYGAGRPVPALTPAFRWIGTGDVLNIPAPVIILAVVFAVSWWILNRTRFGRYIYAVGGNPHAAKTSGINTTRIRFLVYVISGGLAGIAGMLLSARTGSALPQAGVAYELDAIAAVVIGGTSLSGGVGRVTGTLIGALIIGVMNNGLDLMGIQSYYQQVLKGALIVGAVMLDQKRNFGA; from the coding sequence ATGCCCAATCACTCGTCCACCTATCGACCTGACGAGGGTCGGAGCAATCCTTCGGCAACAGAGGAGCCAGTGGTGTCAGTTAGCGAAAATGACAACAAGAGTGCGGGCGGTTGGTTCGGTTCAGACCAGCGACGGCTGCTGATTCAGGAATACGGCATCTTCCTGGCCTTCCTGCTGCTGGCGGGCGTTCTCGCCTTTTCGAACGAGTACTTCCTGACCGCAGGCAATATATCGAATATCCTGCTGCAGACCTCGATAAACGGGGTTCTGGCCATTGGCATGACCTTCGTGATCCTGACGCGCGGCATTGATTTGTCCGTCGGTTCGGTCGTGGCGCTGGCCGGTATCGTCAGCGCCAGTTTTGCGACGACATCCGCGACGGCCGGTATCGTTGGCGCGCCTTATCCGGTAGTCGTCGACCTGGGTATCGGCCTGCTGGTCGGCATTGCCTGCGGCGCGGTATCGGGTGTCATCGTCTCGCGCTTTTCCGTGCCGGCCTTCGTCGCGACGCTCGGCATGCTGTCTGCAGCGCGCGGTCTGACGCTTATTTATGGCGCGGGCCGCCCCGTTCCTGCTCTGACACCGGCTTTTCGCTGGATCGGCACCGGCGACGTCCTCAATATACCGGCACCGGTGATCATTCTCGCCGTCGTGTTCGCCGTTTCTTGGTGGATCCTCAATCGGACCCGGTTCGGTCGCTATATCTACGCGGTCGGCGGCAATCCGCATGCGGCAAAGACCTCAGGCATCAACACCACCCGCATCCGCTTCCTCGTCTACGTCATCTCCGGCGGTCTTGCCGGCATTGCCGGAATGCTGCTCAGCGCTCGCACGGGTTCCGCGCTTCCGCAGGCTGGCGTTGCTTATGAGCTGGATGCGATCGCGGCGGTGGTGATCGGCGGAACAAGCCTTTCCGGCGGCGTCGGTCGCGTCACGGGAACATTGATCGGCGCGTTGATCATCGGCGTCATGAATAACGGCCTCGATCTTATGGGCATCCAGTCCTACTACCAGCAGGTGCTGAAAGGCGCGCTGATCGTCGGTGCCGTGATGCTCGACCAGAAACGGAATTTCGGAGCCTAA
- a CDS encoding sugar ABC transporter ATP-binding protein, which produces MEFLLEVEGLKKSFGGVAALRDGRFQLRAGSVHALCGGNGAGKSTFLKILMGIHKRDAGSIRRRGKEVEFAGPADALASGIAIIEQELSPVPHMTVAENIYLGREPSTRFGGIDFRSMNRAAQKLLDDLEFDIRATQYMMNLSVAQMQLVEIAKALSHEAEVIFMDEPTSAIGEREAQHLFAAIRRLQAQGRGIVYVSHRLSEIFQIADSYTVFRDGAYVGSGALADIARPDLIRMIVGRELTEEYVKTNAPTAQVGLEVAALACPNKIEDISFSVRKGEIFGIYGLMGSGRTEIFNCLFGLDKPSAGSITIDGARVSIAKPADAMARGLALVTEDRKQTGLNLSDSVRANICMASLPELSPAFAMNRAGEVEASRRMREQFQIKAAQDTMPVSGLSGGNQQKVVLGKWFLRNPKVLLLDEPTRGVDVGAKREIYRIICDFAEAGGTVVMISSEIDEVLGMSDRIMVMRAGRSAGIYSREETDAQSLVHLST; this is translated from the coding sequence GTGGAATTTTTGCTGGAGGTGGAAGGGCTGAAGAAGTCCTTTGGCGGTGTTGCCGCTTTGCGCGACGGTCGCTTTCAATTGCGCGCCGGCTCGGTTCACGCGCTGTGTGGTGGCAATGGCGCCGGCAAATCGACCTTTCTCAAGATTCTGATGGGCATCCACAAACGCGACGCCGGTTCCATCCGCCGACGCGGCAAGGAGGTGGAATTTGCCGGCCCCGCCGACGCGCTGGCTTCCGGCATTGCCATCATCGAGCAGGAACTCAGCCCTGTTCCTCACATGACTGTTGCGGAGAACATCTATCTTGGCCGCGAACCGTCAACCCGTTTTGGCGGCATCGATTTTCGCAGCATGAACCGTGCAGCGCAGAAGCTGCTGGATGATCTCGAATTCGATATCCGGGCCACGCAGTACATGATGAACTTGTCCGTTGCGCAGATGCAGCTCGTGGAGATCGCCAAGGCGCTCAGCCATGAAGCCGAGGTCATCTTCATGGACGAACCGACTTCCGCGATCGGCGAGCGAGAGGCGCAACATCTGTTTGCGGCCATCCGCCGGCTGCAAGCGCAGGGGCGCGGCATAGTCTATGTTTCGCATCGCCTGTCGGAAATCTTCCAGATCGCCGACTCCTATACAGTCTTCCGCGACGGTGCCTATGTCGGCAGCGGTGCGCTGGCGGATATCGCCAGGCCCGATCTCATCCGCATGATCGTCGGACGCGAGCTGACGGAAGAATATGTCAAGACGAATGCGCCGACAGCGCAGGTCGGTCTGGAAGTCGCTGCGCTCGCCTGCCCGAACAAGATTGAGGACATTTCCTTCTCTGTCCGGAAGGGGGAGATTTTCGGCATTTATGGCCTCATGGGGTCCGGGAGAACCGAAATTTTCAATTGCCTTTTCGGTCTCGACAAGCCTTCGGCGGGCAGCATCACGATCGATGGCGCCAGGGTTTCCATTGCGAAGCCAGCGGATGCCATGGCGCGCGGGCTGGCGCTCGTCACCGAGGACCGAAAGCAGACCGGCCTCAATCTTTCAGACTCGGTGCGGGCAAACATCTGCATGGCAAGCCTGCCTGAACTGAGCCCGGCTTTTGCGATGAACCGGGCGGGCGAGGTGGAGGCTAGCCGCCGGATGCGGGAGCAATTCCAGATCAAGGCGGCGCAGGACACCATGCCGGTCTCCGGTCTTTCGGGCGGCAACCAGCAGAAGGTGGTGCTCGGCAAGTGGTTCCTGCGCAATCCGAAGGTGTTGCTGCTGGACGAGCCGACGCGCGGCGTCGATGTCGGCGCAAAACGGGAAATCTATCGCATCATCTGCGACTTCGCCGAAGCAGGCGGAACCGTCGTGATGATCTCATCGGAAATCGACGAAGTTCTCGGCATGTCCGACCGCATCATGGTGATGCGCGCCGGCAGGAGCGCCGGGATTTATAGCCGGGAGGAGACGGATGCCCAATCACTCGTCCACCTATCGACCTGA
- a CDS encoding mechanosensitive ion channel family protein: protein MEQPANLILAAQTAFSQASALVVQYSFSIVGAVILLIAGWILSGVFSRWAYKGISKIHGIDETLSRFFESVMHYGILIFVFVAVLAQFGIQTASIITALGAAGLAIGLALQGTLQNIAAGIMLLVLRPLRVGEHIETLNVQGTIVEIGLFATELKTADGLYLMAPNSTLWNTPITNHSRQASRRQQLSVGVGNDVDIDIVTQTLLELVRSDERVRKDPPPRVYSEDLTAEKTVLMIEYWAKTREWSETRHDMIDRLRRGIAAKGIILK from the coding sequence ATGGAACAACCGGCCAACCTCATCCTCGCCGCGCAAACCGCCTTCAGCCAGGCATCGGCGCTGGTTGTACAATACAGCTTCTCCATTGTCGGCGCCGTCATTCTTCTTATTGCCGGCTGGATTCTATCCGGAGTGTTCAGCCGGTGGGCCTATAAAGGCATATCGAAAATACATGGGATAGATGAGACGCTTTCCCGCTTTTTCGAAAGCGTCATGCACTACGGTATCCTCATCTTTGTCTTTGTCGCTGTGCTGGCACAATTCGGCATTCAGACAGCATCGATCATTACCGCTCTCGGCGCTGCCGGCTTGGCAATCGGCCTGGCTTTACAAGGCACGCTCCAAAACATTGCAGCCGGTATTATGCTCCTGGTCCTGAGACCGCTGCGCGTGGGTGAGCATATCGAGACACTCAATGTCCAAGGAACCATCGTCGAAATAGGCTTGTTCGCAACGGAATTGAAGACAGCCGACGGCCTGTACCTGATGGCTCCCAATTCCACCCTCTGGAATACACCGATCACAAATCACAGCCGCCAAGCCAGCCGACGCCAGCAATTGTCGGTCGGCGTCGGCAACGATGTCGATATTGACATCGTGACGCAGACGCTCCTGGAGCTGGTAAGATCGGACGAACGTGTACGGAAGGATCCGCCGCCCCGCGTCTATTCAGAGGATCTTACCGCCGAAAAGACAGTACTGATGATAGAATACTGGGCAAAAACAAGGGAATGGTCAGAGACGCGTCATGACATGATCGATCGTCTGAGACGAGGCATTGCCGCTAAAGGCATCATCCTCAAGTAG
- a CDS encoding DUF1328 domain-containing protein: protein MLYYALVFFVVALIAGVLGFGGIAGASASIAQFLFFLFLVLFVISLVMQLVRRP from the coding sequence ATGCTTTACTACGCTCTGGTGTTTTTTGTTGTGGCGCTGATTGCCGGTGTTCTCGGATTTGGGGGCATCGCGGGCGCCTCTGCTTCGATCGCGCAATTTCTATTCTTCCTTTTCCTGGTTTTGTTTGTCATCTCGCTGGTTATGCAGCTGGTCAGACGGCCATAA
- a CDS encoding transglutaminase-like cysteine peptidase, whose product MFCVVQPTRVLSVCKSIVSVLTFAIALLSYGASASAASNPFMLTGSLTSQPIGHYDFCKRRPEECSIHPTDLRPIKLTQKIWDEIVEVNLSVNKWVKPVSDLDHYGVVQYWNYPDDGMGNCEHYALEKRRELMEKGMSLADLLITVVRLPDGEGHAVVTVRTDRGDFILDNLTDEVKNWTQTPYHFLKRQATDDTGRWVDIIQKPIVVANIEK is encoded by the coding sequence ATGTTTTGCGTTGTCCAGCCAACCAGGGTGCTCTCGGTATGCAAGAGCATTGTCTCGGTTTTGACCTTTGCCATTGCGCTGCTTTCGTACGGCGCGAGTGCATCAGCTGCCTCAAACCCGTTCATGTTGACAGGTTCGCTGACATCGCAGCCGATCGGACATTACGATTTTTGCAAACGGCGCCCAGAGGAGTGCTCGATCCACCCCACCGACTTACGTCCCATCAAGCTTACACAGAAGATTTGGGACGAGATTGTCGAGGTCAATCTCTCGGTAAACAAATGGGTCAAGCCGGTCAGCGATCTAGATCACTATGGCGTGGTACAATATTGGAATTATCCTGACGACGGTATGGGCAATTGCGAGCATTATGCCCTGGAAAAGCGCAGGGAATTGATGGAAAAGGGCATGTCGCTCGCCGATTTACTGATTACGGTGGTACGCCTGCCGGACGGCGAAGGTCATGCGGTCGTCACCGTGCGCACCGACCGCGGCGATTTCATTCTCGACAACCTGACGGACGAAGTAAAGAACTGGACGCAGACGCCCTATCATTTTCTGAAGCGGCAGGCGACCGATGATACCGGCCGTTGGGTGGATATTATCCAAAAGCCAATTGTTGTGGCCAATATAGAGAAATAG